One Eriocheir sinensis breed Jianghai 21 chromosome 32, ASM2467909v1, whole genome shotgun sequence genomic region harbors:
- the LOC127006456 gene encoding uncharacterized protein LOC127006456 gives MEEVFAVMNLQQQQQQQQQPHAAAATLHADDVDDQIMGQAALEVEAMDNTSQAEAVDNTSHPRNGADVGGGEVGDVPETPKSTGEHITGESLGNNNRGALGGVGKMGRCVLREGCDTSITSVSSEERPTGQRNAYPRQQQQTRFGDGVS, from the exons atggaggaagtcttcgccgtcatgaacttacaacaacaacaacaacaacaacaacagccccacgctgccgctgcaactcttcatgctgacgatgttgacgatcagataatgggtcaagccgcattagaagttgaagccatggataacacatcccaagctgaagccgtggataacacatcacatcccagaaacggag cggatgttggtggtggtgaggtgggggatgttccagaaactcccaagtctaccggtgaacatatcacgggcgagtcattgggcaacaacaaccgcggcgcgttgggaggtgtcggtaaaatggggcggtgtgtgctgagggaaggatgtgatacctccattaccagtgtctcgtctgaagaacgacccaccggacagcgtaacgcata tccacggcaacaacaacagacacgcttcggtgatggtgtgtcttga